In Burkholderia sp. GAS332, one DNA window encodes the following:
- a CDS encoding Glucoamylase (glucan-1,4-alpha-glucosidase), GH15 family: MPALIEDYALIGDGHTAALVSREGSVDWLCWPRFDSGACFAALLGTPDNGRWLISPVSDTPPKITRRYRGETLVLETDFETPEGAVTLIDFMPPGNGWSEMVRIVVGKRGTVRMQMELVLRFDYGFSIPWVDRLKHDSGIKAIVGPDTAVLRTPVELRGENMKTVAEFTVSEGERVPFSLAYAASHLRIPPGRDPHTSLARTENHWLEWSARSTVEGKWAAQIRRSLITLKALAYEPTGGIVAAPTTSLPEQLGGTRNWDYRYCWLRDATITLLAMMRGGYYDEARAWRSWLGRVMAGAPDQLQIMYGIAGERRLPEFEIDWLPGYQDAKPVRIGNNAVGQRQLDVYGEVMNALHLARVGGLQADDTAWNVQRALLGHLDTIWQEPDEGIWETRGGRQHFTFSKVMAWVAYDRAIRSADMFKLEGPIDEWRATRATIHAEVCAKAWNPALNAFSQSYGSNQLDASVLLMPLVGFLPPTDPRVKDTVAAIEKDLMHDGFVMRYRTTEYDDGLPPGEGTFLACSFWMVDNLALQGRMDEAIAMYERLLGLCNDVGLLAEEYDPAAGRLVGNFPQAFSHVALVHTGLNLMKHEQAMALATGQPPHNGTAAEELDAAATPDSGTATSPVP, from the coding sequence ATGCCCGCACTCATCGAAGACTACGCGCTCATCGGCGACGGCCACACGGCCGCGCTCGTCTCCCGGGAAGGGTCCGTCGACTGGTTGTGCTGGCCGCGCTTCGACTCCGGCGCCTGCTTCGCCGCCCTGCTCGGCACGCCCGACAACGGCCGCTGGCTGATTTCGCCGGTCTCGGATACACCGCCCAAAATTACGCGCCGTTATCGCGGCGAAACCTTGGTCCTTGAAACCGATTTTGAAACGCCCGAAGGCGCCGTCACGCTGATCGATTTCATGCCGCCGGGCAACGGCTGGTCGGAGATGGTGCGGATCGTCGTCGGCAAACGCGGCACGGTGCGTATGCAGATGGAACTGGTGCTGCGCTTCGATTACGGCTTTTCGATTCCGTGGGTCGATCGCCTGAAGCACGACAGCGGCATCAAGGCGATCGTCGGCCCGGACACCGCGGTGCTGCGCACGCCGGTCGAGTTGCGCGGCGAAAACATGAAGACCGTCGCCGAGTTCACCGTGAGCGAAGGCGAGCGCGTGCCGTTTTCACTGGCCTACGCGGCCTCCCATCTGCGCATTCCGCCGGGCCGCGATCCGCACACGTCGCTCGCCCGCACCGAGAACCATTGGCTCGAATGGTCGGCGCGCAGCACGGTCGAGGGCAAATGGGCCGCGCAGATCCGCCGTTCGCTGATTACGCTGAAGGCGCTCGCGTACGAGCCGACCGGCGGCATCGTCGCGGCGCCCACCACGTCGCTTCCGGAACAGTTGGGGGGCACGCGCAACTGGGATTACCGTTACTGCTGGCTGCGCGACGCCACCATCACGCTGCTGGCGATGATGCGCGGCGGCTACTACGACGAAGCCCGCGCATGGCGCAGCTGGCTCGGCCGCGTGATGGCCGGCGCGCCCGATCAGTTGCAGATCATGTACGGGATCGCCGGCGAGCGGCGCCTGCCCGAATTCGAAATCGACTGGCTGCCCGGCTATCAGGATGCCAAACCCGTGCGGATCGGCAACAACGCGGTCGGCCAGCGCCAGCTCGACGTCTATGGCGAAGTGATGAACGCGCTGCATCTCGCGCGCGTCGGCGGCCTGCAGGCAGACGACACCGCATGGAACGTGCAGCGCGCGTTGCTCGGCCACCTCGACACGATCTGGCAAGAGCCGGACGAAGGCATCTGGGAAACACGCGGCGGCCGCCAGCATTTCACCTTCTCGAAGGTGATGGCGTGGGTTGCCTACGACCGCGCCATCCGGTCGGCCGACATGTTCAAGCTGGAGGGCCCGATCGATGAATGGCGCGCAACCCGCGCGACCATCCACGCGGAAGTCTGCGCCAAGGCATGGAATCCCGCGCTCAACGCGTTCTCCCAGTCCTACGGCAGCAACCAGCTCGATGCGAGCGTGTTGCTGATGCCGCTGGTCGGCTTTCTCCCGCCTACCGATCCGCGCGTCAAGGACACGGTGGCGGCCATCGAAAAGGACTTGATGCACGACGGCTTCGTGATGCGCTACCGCACCACGGAATACGACGACGGCCTGCCGCCCGGCGAGGGCACCTTCCTCGCGTGCTCGTTCTGGATGGTGGACAACCTGGCATTGCAGGGCCGCATGGATGAAGCCATCGCCATGTACGAACGGCTGCTCGGCCTCTGCAATGATGTCGGTCTGCTCGCGGAAGAGTACGATCCGGCCGCAGGGCGCCTGGTCGGCAACTTCCCGCAGGCGTTTTCACATGTGGCGCTGGTGCACACCGGCCTGAATCTGATGAAGCACGAGCAGGCGATGGCTCTGGCGACCGGACAGCCGCCGCATAACGGCACCGCGGCAGAAGAACTTGATGCTGCGGCAACCCCTGATAGCGGCACGGCAACATCGCCAGTACCATGA
- a CDS encoding poly(3-hydroxybutyrate) depolymerase — MLYQLHEFQRAMLSPLTAWAQAASKSFANPASPLAYVPGATRLSAGYELLYRLGKDYEKPEFNLHQIVKDGHNIPIIEQTIIEKPFCRLMRFKRFADDSDAVTQLKDEPIVLVCAPLSGHHATLLRDTVRTLLQDHKVYLTDWIDARMVPLEAGEFHLDDYIAYIQEFIRHIGAKNLHVISVCQPTVPVLAAISLLASRGEDTPRTMTMMGGPIDARKSPTSVNSLATQHSYEWFENNVIFTVPPNYPGVGRKVYPGFLQHTGFVAMNPERHAASHWDYYQSLLRGDEDDAEAHRRFYDEYNAVLDMDADYYLDTIRVVFQEFRLAEGTWDVAGERVRPQDIKKTALFTIEGELDDISGDGQTFAAQELCSGIPEANKRHFTAEKCGHYGIFSGRRWRTIIYPQLRDFILEHNKAPKVTKEKVEA; from the coding sequence ATGCTCTACCAACTGCACGAATTCCAACGGGCGATGTTGAGCCCCCTCACCGCCTGGGCCCAGGCCGCGTCGAAATCTTTCGCGAATCCCGCTAGCCCATTGGCCTATGTGCCCGGTGCCACACGTCTCTCAGCCGGTTACGAACTGCTCTACCGGCTCGGCAAAGATTACGAAAAGCCTGAGTTCAACCTACATCAGATTGTCAAAGACGGTCATAACATTCCGATCATCGAGCAAACGATTATCGAGAAACCGTTTTGCCGCCTGATGCGCTTCAAGCGATTCGCCGACGACAGCGACGCTGTCACCCAATTGAAAGATGAGCCGATCGTGCTGGTGTGCGCGCCGTTGTCAGGGCACCACGCCACGCTGCTGCGCGATACCGTGCGCACGTTGCTGCAAGACCACAAGGTCTACCTGACCGACTGGATCGACGCACGCATGGTGCCGCTCGAAGCAGGCGAGTTTCATCTCGACGATTACATCGCCTACATCCAGGAATTCATCCGCCACATCGGCGCGAAGAATCTGCATGTGATCTCGGTATGCCAGCCCACCGTCCCGGTGCTCGCCGCCATTTCCCTGCTGGCAAGCCGCGGCGAAGACACGCCGCGCACTATGACGATGATGGGCGGCCCGATCGACGCGCGCAAGAGCCCGACCTCGGTCAACTCGCTCGCCACGCAGCACTCGTATGAATGGTTCGAAAATAACGTGATTTTCACGGTACCGCCGAACTATCCGGGCGTGGGCCGTAAGGTTTACCCGGGCTTCCTGCAACACACCGGTTTCGTCGCGATGAATCCGGAGCGGCACGCGGCCTCGCACTGGGACTACTACCAGAGCCTCCTGCGCGGTGACGAAGACGACGCGGAAGCACATCGCCGCTTCTACGACGAATACAACGCCGTGCTCGACATGGACGCGGACTATTACCTCGACACGATTCGCGTCGTGTTCCAGGAATTCCGTCTGGCCGAAGGCACGTGGGACGTCGCAGGCGAACGGGTGCGTCCGCAGGACATCAAGAAGACCGCGCTCTTCACGATCGAAGGCGAGTTGGACGATATTTCCGGCGACGGGCAGACGTTCGCCGCACAAGAGTTGTGCAGCGGCATTCCGGAAGCGAACAAGCGTCATTTCACCGCGGAAAAATGCGGCCACTATGGCATTTTCTCGGGCCGTCGCTGGCGCACCATCATCTATCCGCAATTGCGCGACTTCATCCTCGAGCACAATAAAGCGCCGAAGGTAACGAAGGAAAAAGTCGAAGCCTGA
- a CDS encoding transcriptional regulator, TetR family, giving the protein MCHNRSAFSKDRIRVFPQPARSVLSVQGPRRGRRRDPDNAAHEDDATMNQPKIKRDPEGTRRRILLAAAEEFANGGLFGARVDQIARRAETNERMLYYYFGSKEQLFTAVLEHAFSALNEAERALELNGIAPVEAVTRLAHFVWDYYRDHPELLRLINNENLHEARYMRKSTRIREMISPIVATLGGILERGQRAGLFRTNVDPLRFYVTLSGMGYYIVSNRFTLEATLGRDFSSASERSEVIQMNTELLLAYLLRK; this is encoded by the coding sequence ATGTGCCATAATCGAAGCGCTTTTTCGAAAGACCGCATAAGGGTGTTCCCCCAACCAGCCCGTTCAGTGCTGTCGGTGCAAGGCCCGAGGAGAGGCCGGCGGCGCGATCCGGATAACGCGGCTCACGAAGACGATGCCACCATGAATCAGCCGAAAATCAAAAGAGATCCTGAAGGCACGCGGCGCCGCATTCTGCTTGCGGCGGCCGAAGAGTTTGCAAATGGAGGGCTATTCGGCGCGCGCGTCGATCAGATCGCCCGCCGCGCGGAGACGAATGAACGCATGCTCTATTACTACTTCGGTAGCAAGGAGCAGCTTTTCACTGCGGTACTCGAGCACGCATTCAGCGCGCTCAATGAAGCGGAACGCGCACTCGAATTGAACGGCATTGCGCCGGTCGAGGCGGTGACACGTCTCGCGCATTTTGTTTGGGATTACTACCGCGATCATCCCGAGTTACTGCGTCTCATCAACAACGAGAATCTGCATGAGGCACGCTACATGCGGAAGTCGACGCGCATCCGCGAAATGATCTCGCCGATCGTTGCCACGCTTGGCGGCATTCTTGAGCGGGGTCAACGCGCGGGGCTATTTCGCACCAACGTCGATCCGCTGCGCTTTTACGTGACGCTGTCCGGCATGGGCTACTACATCGTGTCGAACCGCTTCACGCTCGAAGCGACACTCGGTCGCGATTTCAGCAGTGCGAGCGAACGCAGCGAAGTGATTCAGATGAACACGGAGTTGCTGCTTGCGTATCTGTTGCGGAAGTAA
- a CDS encoding electron transport complex protein RnfB, with the protein MTVIDSKTLADRIEDLLPQTQCTKCGYPACRPYAEAVARGEANYNQCPPGGAEGIARLAALLGKPVIPLNSANGVERPRPLAVIDEQVCIGCTLCMQACPVDAIVGAPKQMHTVIVELCTGCDLCVPSCPVDCIAMPSVTGNATGWDAWSQSQADAARERHNRREARLAREREAAEARAAARRAVSSTPAQATEIDATATVAVPAADDAEAKKRAIIQAALERARQKKDELTAKGLGPQNTERVSADVQAQIDAAEARRRRLGLAADNTAGNTAGNTEIPPTKR; encoded by the coding sequence GTGACCGTGATCGACTCCAAAACACTCGCAGACCGTATCGAGGATCTGCTGCCCCAAACGCAATGCACCAAGTGCGGCTATCCGGCATGCCGTCCGTATGCCGAAGCCGTCGCCCGTGGCGAAGCGAACTACAACCAGTGCCCGCCGGGTGGCGCCGAAGGCATCGCGCGTCTCGCCGCCCTGCTCGGCAAACCGGTGATTCCGCTCAATTCCGCCAACGGCGTCGAACGGCCGCGTCCGTTGGCGGTTATCGACGAACAAGTTTGCATCGGCTGCACGTTGTGCATGCAAGCTTGTCCGGTTGATGCAATAGTTGGCGCACCGAAGCAGATGCATACGGTCATCGTCGAGCTCTGTACCGGCTGCGATCTGTGTGTGCCCTCCTGCCCGGTCGACTGCATCGCAATGCCTTCGGTCACGGGTAACGCAACCGGCTGGGACGCCTGGAGCCAGAGTCAGGCCGACGCCGCGCGCGAGCGCCACAACCGGCGTGAGGCCCGTCTCGCACGCGAACGCGAAGCTGCCGAAGCGCGTGCTGCAGCGCGGCGAGCGGTCAGCAGCACACCCGCTCAGGCGACAGAGATCGATGCCACGGCAACCGTCGCCGTGCCCGCAGCGGATGACGCCGAAGCGAAAAAACGCGCGATTATCCAGGCCGCGCTCGAGCGTGCCCGCCAGAAGAAAGACGAGTTGACCGCCAAAGGCCTGGGTCCGCAGAACACCGAGCGCGTCAGCGCCGACGTGCAGGCGCAGATCGACGCAGCCGAAGCACGCCGCCGCCGTCTCGGACTCGCTGCGGACAACACCGCGGGTAACACCGCGGGTAACACTGAAATTCCGCCAACGAAGCGCTAA
- a CDS encoding DNA-(apurinic or apyrimidinic site) lyase /endonuclease III produces MNANKRRAIYETLQSLNPHPTTELEYTTPFELLIAVLLSAQATDVSVNKAMRKMFPVANTPQKVFDLGEEGVAGYIKTIGLYRTKAKNVIATCRILLDQYGGEVPEDREALESLPGVGRKTANVILNTAFGHPTIAVDTHIFRVANRTGLAPGKDVRAVEAALEKFTPAEFKQDAHHWLILHGRYVCKARRPECWHCVIEPLCEFRPKTPPPDL; encoded by the coding sequence ATGAACGCGAACAAACGCCGCGCCATCTACGAGACGCTTCAGAGTCTCAACCCGCATCCCACGACCGAGCTCGAGTACACCACACCGTTCGAACTGCTGATTGCCGTGCTGCTGTCGGCGCAGGCCACCGACGTGTCGGTGAACAAGGCGATGCGCAAGATGTTCCCGGTCGCGAACACGCCACAGAAGGTGTTTGATCTCGGCGAAGAAGGGGTTGCCGGCTACATCAAGACGATCGGCCTGTATCGGACCAAGGCGAAGAATGTGATCGCGACCTGCCGCATTCTGCTCGACCAGTACGGCGGCGAAGTGCCGGAGGATCGTGAAGCGCTCGAAAGCTTGCCGGGAGTCGGCCGCAAGACGGCGAACGTGATCCTGAACACGGCGTTCGGTCATCCGACCATCGCCGTCGATACGCACATCTTTCGGGTTGCGAATCGAACTGGGCTCGCGCCCGGCAAAGACGTCCGCGCCGTAGAGGCGGCGCTGGAGAAATTCACGCCCGCCGAGTTCAAGCAGGATGCTCACCACTGGCTGATTCTGCACGGCCGCTATGTCTGCAAAGCGCGCCGGCCGGAATGCTGGCATTGCGTGATCGAGCCGTTGTGCGAATTCCGCCCCAAGACGCCACCGCCGGATCTTTGA
- a CDS encoding Cytochrome c553, whose protein sequence is MNKPQQALHTVFKAACASAAVIGLVAANGAYAADAGNGKVLANNHNCAACHGANLNNPVSPEYPKLAGQHSDYVYWALRQYQMGNGNPHLGRNNAIMQAQVQSLSPSDMKDIAAYIESLDGALVQKK, encoded by the coding sequence ATGAATAAGCCCCAACAGGCACTCCACACGGTGTTCAAGGCAGCATGCGCGTCGGCGGCAGTCATCGGTCTGGTTGCAGCGAACGGCGCGTACGCCGCTGACGCCGGCAACGGCAAGGTGCTGGCCAACAATCACAACTGCGCGGCGTGCCACGGCGCCAACCTGAACAACCCGGTGAGCCCGGAATACCCGAAGCTCGCCGGTCAGCATTCCGACTACGTCTACTGGGCGCTGCGCCAGTACCAGATGGGCAACGGCAACCCGCACCTCGGTCGCAACAACGCGATCATGCAGGCGCAGGTGCAAAGCCTGTCGCCAAGCGATATGAAAGACATCGCGGCGTACATCGAATCGCTGGACGGCGCTCTGGTGCAGAAGAAGTAA
- a CDS encoding Cytochrome c553, which produces MNKFVSKHVVIAALSVLAGYAASAQAADVVGNAKAGQGKVAMCIGCHGIPEYRTAYPEVYRVPMLGGQNQAYLENAMHAYKKGDRHFETMRAITTSLSDQDIADIAAYYAAQNASSKNNPDK; this is translated from the coding sequence ATGAATAAATTCGTCAGCAAACACGTCGTGATCGCAGCGCTGTCGGTGCTAGCGGGCTATGCGGCCAGTGCGCAGGCAGCGGATGTCGTCGGCAACGCGAAGGCGGGCCAAGGCAAGGTCGCGATGTGTATTGGCTGCCACGGCATCCCTGAATACCGTACGGCTTACCCTGAGGTCTACCGCGTGCCGATGCTCGGCGGCCAGAATCAGGCGTACCTCGAGAACGCCATGCACGCCTACAAGAAGGGCGACCGCCATTTCGAAACGATGCGCGCGATCACCACGTCGTTGTCGGATCAGGACATCGCCGACATCGCTGCCTACTACGCAGCGCAAAATGCCTCTTCGAAGAACAATCCCGACAAGTGA
- a CDS encoding MoxR-like ATPase, translating into MRFEGSSQYVATDDLKLAVNAAMTLKRPLLIKGEPGTGKTMLAEEVAAALGMPLLQWHIKSTTKAQQGLYEYDAVSRLRDSQLGDERVKDIRNYIVKGVLWQAFESDEQTVLLIDEIDKADIEFPNDLLRELDRMEFYVYETHELIRAKKRPLVIITSNNEKELPDAFLRRCFFHYIKFPDPVTMQQIVEVHYPGIKKELLAAAMQSFFELRNVAGLKKKPSTSELLDWLKLLLAEDIPPEALRSSDQKQIIPPLHGALLKNEQDVSLFERLIFMNRNNR; encoded by the coding sequence ATGCGTTTTGAAGGCTCATCGCAGTACGTCGCCACTGACGACCTCAAGCTCGCGGTCAACGCCGCGATGACGCTGAAGCGCCCGTTGCTGATCAAGGGCGAACCCGGCACCGGCAAAACGATGCTCGCCGAAGAAGTCGCCGCCGCGCTCGGCATGCCGCTGTTGCAGTGGCATATCAAGTCCACCACCAAGGCCCAGCAAGGCCTGTACGAGTACGACGCGGTGTCGCGCCTGCGCGATTCTCAGCTCGGCGACGAGCGCGTCAAGGACATCCGCAACTACATCGTGAAGGGCGTGTTGTGGCAGGCGTTCGAGTCGGACGAGCAGACGGTGCTCCTGATCGACGAGATCGACAAGGCCGACATCGAATTCCCGAACGACCTGCTGCGCGAACTCGACCGCATGGAGTTCTACGTGTACGAGACCCACGAGCTGATCCGCGCCAAGAAGCGCCCGCTCGTGATCATCACGTCGAACAATGAGAAGGAGCTGCCCGACGCCTTCCTGCGCCGCTGTTTTTTCCACTACATCAAGTTCCCCGACCCGGTGACGATGCAGCAAATCGTCGAGGTGCACTACCCCGGCATCAAGAAAGAACTGCTCGCCGCGGCCATGCAGAGCTTTTTCGAGCTGCGCAACGTCGCCGGCCTGAAGAAGAAACCGTCCACGTCGGAACTGCTCGACTGGCTGAAGCTGCTGCTCGCCGAAGACATTCCGCCCGAAGCGCTGCGCTCGTCCGACCAGAAGCAGATCATCCCGCCGCTGCACGGCGCGCTCCTGAAGAACGAACAGGACGTGAGCCTGTTCGAACGGCTGATCTTCATGAACCGCAACAACCGCTGA
- a CDS encoding benzoate membrane transport protein, with amino-acid sequence MSPSSSPDLSPAHAHAGRLRPFADTSLSAVVAGFVAMMTGYTSSLVLMFQAGQAAHLTDAQISSWIWALSIGMAVCTIGLSLRFRAPIVIAWSTPGAALLVSSLPHVAYPEAIGAFIVCAVLLTVVGLTGWFDTLMKKIPAGIASALLAGILFEIGIEIFRAAQFQTALVLTMFFTYLIVKRLAPRYAIVTTLIVGTAAASGLGLLDFSHFHIALAHPVFTMPAFSLAASISIGIPLFVVAMASQNVPGIAVLRADGYTTPSAPLISTTGIASLLLAPFGSHGINLAAITAAICTGHEAHENRDKRYTAAVWAGIFYLIAGIFGATIAALFAALPKALVVSVAALALFGSIMSGLANAMQDLKQREAALVTFMVTASGLTLLSIGSAFWGLVAGVLTQLVLNARRA; translated from the coding sequence ATGAGTCCGTCTTCCTCGCCTGATTTGTCCCCTGCCCACGCACACGCAGGGCGGCTCAGGCCGTTTGCCGATACTTCGTTATCCGCTGTCGTCGCCGGCTTCGTCGCGATGATGACGGGCTATACCAGTTCGCTCGTGCTGATGTTCCAGGCAGGCCAGGCCGCGCATCTCACCGATGCGCAGATTTCGTCGTGGATCTGGGCATTGTCGATCGGCATGGCTGTCTGCACGATCGGTCTCTCGCTGCGCTTTCGCGCGCCGATCGTGATTGCCTGGTCGACGCCCGGCGCGGCGCTGCTGGTGTCGTCGCTGCCTCATGTGGCCTACCCTGAGGCGATCGGCGCGTTTATCGTCTGTGCGGTGTTGCTGACGGTGGTCGGCCTGACCGGCTGGTTCGACACGCTGATGAAGAAAATCCCGGCAGGCATCGCCTCGGCCTTGCTGGCGGGCATTCTGTTCGAGATCGGCATCGAGATTTTCCGCGCCGCGCAGTTCCAGACCGCGCTCGTGCTGACGATGTTCTTCACCTATCTGATCGTCAAACGCCTCGCGCCGCGCTATGCGATCGTGACGACGCTGATCGTCGGCACGGCTGCCGCCAGCGGCCTCGGGCTGCTCGACTTCAGCCACTTTCACATCGCGCTCGCGCATCCGGTGTTCACCATGCCGGCGTTTTCGCTCGCGGCCAGCATCAGCATCGGCATTCCCTTGTTCGTCGTTGCAATGGCGTCGCAAAACGTGCCGGGGATCGCCGTGCTGCGTGCGGACGGCTACACCACGCCCTCCGCGCCGTTGATTTCGACAACCGGCATCGCCTCGCTGCTGCTCGCGCCGTTCGGCTCGCACGGCATCAATCTTGCTGCGATCACGGCGGCGATCTGTACCGGCCACGAAGCGCATGAAAACCGCGACAAGCGGTACACCGCAGCGGTCTGGGCCGGCATTTTCTATCTGATCGCCGGGATCTTCGGCGCAACCATTGCTGCGCTGTTCGCCGCCCTGCCGAAGGCGCTGGTGGTCTCCGTCGCGGCGCTCGCGCTGTTCGGCTCGATCATGAGCGGCCTTGCCAACGCGATGCAGGACCTGAAACAGCGCGAGGCGGCCCTGGTGACCTTCATGGTGACGGCCTCCGGCCTCACGCTGCTGTCGATCGGTTCAGCGTTCTGGGGACTGGTGGCGGGCGTGCTGACGCAACTGGTGCTGAACGCCCGGCGCGCCTGA
- a CDS encoding transaldolase — protein sequence MTTALDQLKQYTTVVADTGDFQQLAQYKPQDATTNPSLILKAVQKDDYKPLLEKTVKAHASKPVGAIIDQLLIAFGTEILKIIPGRVSTEVDARLSFDTEASIAKGRELIALYKDHGIGRERVLIKLASTWEGVRAAEVLQKEGIHCNMTLLFSLAQAAACAEAGAQLISPFVGRIYDWYKKNAGSAWDEAKDGGANDPGVKSVRRIYAYYKKFGYKTEVMGASFRTPGQILELAGCDLLTISPDLLQKLQESTDKVERKLSPEMGQSADIERVPVDESSFRFLVNDEAMATEKLAEGIRAFAADAVKLEKMIEALR from the coding sequence ATGACAACCGCACTCGACCAACTCAAGCAATACACCACCGTCGTGGCCGATACCGGCGACTTCCAGCAGCTTGCCCAGTACAAGCCGCAGGACGCGACCACCAATCCGTCGCTGATTCTGAAGGCGGTCCAGAAAGACGACTACAAGCCGCTGCTCGAAAAGACCGTGAAAGCCCACGCGTCGAAGCCGGTTGGCGCCATCATCGACCAGTTGCTGATCGCCTTCGGCACCGAAATTCTCAAGATCATCCCGGGCCGCGTGTCGACCGAAGTGGATGCGCGCCTGTCGTTCGACACCGAAGCGTCGATCGCCAAGGGTCGTGAACTGATCGCGCTGTACAAAGACCATGGGATCGGCCGCGAACGCGTGCTGATCAAGCTGGCCTCCACGTGGGAAGGCGTCCGCGCCGCCGAAGTGCTGCAGAAGGAAGGCATCCACTGCAATATGACGCTGCTGTTCTCGCTCGCCCAGGCCGCTGCCTGTGCCGAAGCGGGCGCGCAACTGATCTCGCCGTTCGTCGGCCGGATCTACGACTGGTACAAGAAGAACGCCGGCAGCGCGTGGGACGAAGCGAAAGACGGCGGCGCCAACGATCCGGGCGTCAAGTCGGTGCGCCGCATTTACGCGTACTACAAGAAGTTCGGCTACAAGACCGAGGTGATGGGCGCGAGCTTCCGCACCCCGGGCCAGATTCTGGAACTGGCCGGCTGCGACCTACTGACCATCAGCCCGGATCTGCTGCAAAAGCTGCAGGAGAGCACCGACAAGGTCGAGCGCAAGCTGTCGCCAGAAATGGGCCAGAGTGCGGATATCGAACGCGTGCCGGTTGACGAATCGTCGTTCCGCTTCCTCGTCAACGACGAAGCCATGGCAACCGAAAAGCTCGCTGAAGGCATCCGCGCGTTCGCTGCAGACGCCGTCAAGCTGGAAAAAATGATCGAAGCGCTGCGTTGA
- a CDS encoding PhnB protein produces the protein MDIQPYVFFNGRCEEALKFYGEAIGAEVIFQMRYKDAPPDAQSQMRPGTEDKIMHASIKSGSTIWMASDGHCDPQATFSGFSLSLTADDAASAEKYFNALAEGGSVTMPWQATFWSKGFGMVVDRFGLGWMVTVPEG, from the coding sequence ATGGACATTCAGCCTTACGTATTTTTCAACGGCCGTTGTGAAGAAGCGCTGAAGTTTTACGGCGAAGCAATCGGCGCCGAAGTGATTTTCCAGATGCGCTACAAGGATGCGCCGCCTGACGCGCAGAGCCAGATGCGCCCTGGCACCGAGGACAAGATCATGCACGCCAGCATCAAATCCGGTTCGACGATCTGGATGGCGTCCGACGGCCATTGCGACCCCCAGGCCACGTTCAGCGGCTTCAGCCTCTCATTGACGGCTGACGACGCCGCGTCGGCGGAAAAATATTTCAATGCGCTGGCCGAAGGCGGTTCGGTGACGATGCCGTGGCAAGCCACCTTCTGGAGCAAGGGCTTCGGGATGGTGGTGGACCGCTTCGGTCTCGGGTGGATGGTGACGGTGCCGGAGGGCTAA